The following coding sequences lie in one Methanopyrus sp. SNP6 genomic window:
- a CDS encoding HD domain-containing protein — protein MGRIIRIPVHGFVELQGVEERVLDSPEVQRLRRVRQLGLAELVYPGATHTRLEHSLGVKYLCDRVMEIHWEELKRNVPDVGKFSRSYIEEVLGLAGLLHDVGHPPFSHVPEPLLEEELGVDHEDIGRAVAKVVLERADAMDVEVTLEVAFGPGDGWTSVLHSVIAGNLGVDRLDYLMRDSLHASVEYGRIELDRLLHTLELGDPVVVHEKGLEAAESVLISRYHMYRAVYFHKTCRAGDAMLLWAMHVAVEDDDLDLRIFDPDRLSRSEDALSTFQSMDDSTLLRALEENPESRKFVKSLKNRRLYKCVAEYQAAVEPKHGELFKVAVETSEEHLGEPFGVLLDSSKVVPYDPSSDEVIVRTRNGDVPLSEVSDIVATLKERTLSEIPTVRVYMRPETRDDESRVRRIVEHVKSALPPSLG, from the coding sequence ATGGGCCGGATCATCAGGATACCGGTCCACGGATTCGTCGAGCTGCAGGGGGTTGAGGAGCGCGTACTGGACTCACCCGAAGTCCAACGGTTGAGGAGAGTTCGGCAGTTGGGTCTCGCGGAGCTGGTGTACCCTGGTGCCACCCACACGAGGCTCGAACACAGCTTGGGCGTGAAGTACCTGTGTGACCGTGTGATGGAGATTCACTGGGAAGAGCTCAAGCGTAACGTGCCGGACGTCGGTAAGTTCTCGAGATCCTACATCGAGGAGGTGCTAGGGCTGGCCGGTCTGTTGCATGATGTGGGTCACCCTCCCTTTTCGCATGTCCCGGAACCACTGCTGGAGGAAGAGCTCGGGGTCGATCATGAGGACATCGGTCGTGCCGTAGCTAAGGTCGTGCTGGAGAGGGCCGACGCCATGGACGTCGAGGTTACCTTGGAAGTGGCATTCGGACCCGGTGATGGATGGACTAGCGTACTCCACTCCGTGATAGCCGGGAACCTCGGCGTAGACCGCCTGGACTACCTCATGCGTGATTCCCTTCACGCCAGCGTGGAGTACGGCCGAATCGAACTCGACAGGCTCCTGCACACCCTGGAGTTGGGTGATCCAGTGGTCGTGCATGAGAAGGGATTGGAAGCGGCGGAGTCCGTGCTGATATCCCGATACCACATGTACAGGGCGGTGTACTTCCACAAAACATGCCGTGCCGGCGATGCGATGTTGCTCTGGGCGATGCATGTTGCCGTCGAAGACGACGACCTGGACCTCCGTATATTCGACCCGGATCGGTTGAGTCGAAGCGAAGACGCACTGTCCACGTTTCAAAGCATGGACGACTCCACTCTACTACGCGCGTTGGAGGAAAATCCCGAGAGCCGTAAATTCGTGAAATCCTTGAAGAACCGGCGCTTGTACAAGTGTGTGGCTGAGTACCAGGCGGCCGTGGAACCGAAACATGGCGAGCTCTTCAAGGTGGCCGTGGAAACCTCCGAGGAACACCTGGGAGAACCCTTCGGAGTGCTGTTGGATTCCTCGAAGGTGGTTCCGTACGATCCCTCTTCCGACGAGGTGATCGTGAGGACGCGTAACGGTGACGTCCCGTTATCCGAGGTTTCCGACATCGTGGCAACGTTGAAGGAGCGCACGCTTTCCGAGATACCGACCGTTAGGGTGTACATGCGTCCGGAGACGAGAGACGACGAGTCTCGCGTTCGGAGGATCGTGGAACACGTGAAGTCGGCGCTACCCCCCAGCCTAGGGTAA
- a CDS encoding AAA family ATPase: MTVKEVYEELREVVLEKLGKGEDPLPQILGQRDVKMQVLSALVAGRHVLIEGPPGIGKTTLARAVADLLPPAEAVKGCPFNCHPKEPVCPLCRARDGDELETETIPGRERFVRIQGSPDLTPEDLLGDIDPIAALEYGPTDPRAFTPGKLLRGNRGVVFFDEINRCPEKLQNALLQVLEEQRATIAGYEVDYPANFVMIATMNPHEYAGAEELSEVLLDRFDTVKMTYPKSKETEKRIVVERGEDFGVKVPEYVLEFIVDLVRATRDRDDIERPASVRATIGLYERAQTNAVLQGRSKVELQDVIEVAPSVLRKRIKLSPRVQHVKSEEDVIKEIIQEVLEGYGKTEVPDTDGIPGKSKPDEGASTGAPEGRRRSRRQKPRLTRERPDETKFRGEKRSRLDSRTVSRSESPTTSVADSAADGEALGDEYHRRLRFRALTKDDQRRYVEGEPEYVFAARVLRQLLNRGVEYIRPDQLAESLVTSAAYVKGKYGRRFIEEITGWSYDEIASQQHDYSLIDELEEEIRKRLEVLQELGFVRPSYQGGVSLTLKGRELAAFSALIEELEAFEGTEFGHHAAKRLSERGTGGRGYPREYRRGDPYTNLDVRGSLRTAVRRGRREILPEDLRSFDREEEVGLDIVYVIDTSGSMSGDRIDAAKRAAIALAHFSVKAGDRVGIVGFNTKAKIIVDITSDVEGIITKVMSLKPGGATDIGEAIRVGTELFRRCGRPDRDWHMILLTDGVPTKGEPDPETKALSEATAASRMGVTISVIGIKLPEEGIRLIEHIAGISGGRSHHITDPEELTLVTLNEYRRAKGIGP, translated from the coding sequence TTGACCGTCAAGGAAGTGTACGAGGAACTGCGTGAGGTAGTCCTGGAGAAGCTCGGTAAAGGCGAGGACCCCCTCCCTCAGATTCTCGGGCAGAGAGATGTCAAGATGCAGGTTCTCTCCGCACTCGTCGCAGGACGACACGTGCTGATCGAGGGTCCACCCGGTATCGGCAAGACGACCCTCGCTCGCGCCGTCGCGGACCTCCTACCCCCAGCTGAGGCTGTGAAGGGGTGTCCCTTCAACTGCCATCCGAAAGAGCCAGTATGTCCCTTGTGCCGGGCTCGCGATGGAGACGAGCTCGAGACCGAGACAATTCCAGGGCGTGAGCGGTTCGTACGGATTCAGGGGAGTCCTGACCTCACTCCGGAGGATCTGCTCGGAGACATCGATCCCATCGCGGCCCTCGAGTACGGACCGACCGATCCTCGGGCATTCACTCCAGGGAAGTTACTCCGGGGTAACCGTGGCGTAGTGTTTTTCGACGAGATCAACCGATGTCCTGAGAAGCTCCAGAACGCGCTGCTCCAAGTCTTAGAGGAGCAGCGCGCTACGATCGCGGGTTATGAGGTCGACTATCCAGCCAACTTCGTCATGATCGCCACCATGAACCCGCACGAATACGCGGGAGCCGAGGAACTCTCCGAGGTCCTCCTAGATCGCTTCGACACCGTGAAGATGACGTACCCCAAGTCTAAAGAGACCGAGAAACGCATCGTCGTCGAGCGGGGAGAAGACTTCGGAGTGAAGGTCCCTGAGTACGTCCTCGAGTTCATAGTCGACCTGGTCCGGGCCACTCGAGATCGCGACGACATTGAGAGGCCCGCCAGCGTCCGCGCCACCATCGGTCTATACGAGCGGGCGCAAACTAACGCGGTATTGCAGGGGAGATCGAAGGTCGAGCTGCAGGATGTTATCGAGGTTGCTCCCTCAGTCCTCCGCAAGCGAATCAAGCTGAGTCCGAGGGTCCAACACGTTAAATCGGAGGAGGACGTCATCAAGGAGATCATCCAGGAGGTGCTCGAGGGATACGGGAAGACCGAAGTGCCGGACACGGACGGGATCCCGGGAAAGTCGAAACCCGATGAGGGGGCGTCGACTGGTGCCCCTGAGGGACGTCGAAGAAGCCGTCGACAGAAGCCGAGGCTCACTCGGGAGCGTCCGGACGAGACGAAGTTTAGAGGTGAAAAGCGAAGTCGGCTGGATTCCCGTACTGTTTCGAGAAGTGAGAGTCCAACGACCTCAGTCGCAGACTCAGCTGCGGATGGTGAGGCTCTGGGCGATGAGTACCACAGGAGGCTTCGATTCCGAGCCCTCACGAAGGATGACCAGCGCAGGTACGTCGAAGGGGAACCGGAGTACGTCTTCGCGGCCCGTGTCCTCCGCCAACTGCTCAACCGAGGCGTAGAATACATCCGACCCGATCAGCTGGCGGAGTCCCTGGTCACTAGTGCGGCATACGTCAAGGGGAAATACGGTCGGAGGTTCATCGAGGAGATTACGGGGTGGTCCTACGATGAGATCGCCTCACAGCAGCACGATTACTCGCTCATAGACGAGCTTGAAGAGGAAATCCGGAAGAGATTGGAGGTCCTCCAAGAACTAGGGTTCGTGCGCCCGTCTTACCAGGGAGGTGTGAGCCTGACACTGAAAGGTAGGGAACTCGCGGCGTTCTCCGCGCTGATCGAGGAGCTCGAAGCCTTTGAAGGTACTGAGTTCGGACATCATGCGGCTAAACGTCTGAGTGAGCGGGGGACTGGGGGTAGGGGCTACCCCCGAGAGTACCGTCGCGGGGATCCTTATACGAATCTCGATGTACGTGGGTCACTCCGGACCGCCGTTCGCCGCGGACGTCGTGAGATCCTCCCCGAAGATCTGCGCTCGTTCGATAGGGAGGAGGAGGTAGGTCTTGACATCGTGTACGTCATAGATACCTCCGGAAGCATGTCGGGGGACCGCATCGACGCTGCTAAGCGCGCCGCGATAGCTCTCGCTCACTTCAGCGTGAAGGCCGGAGACCGAGTGGGCATCGTAGGGTTCAACACCAAGGCGAAGATCATTGTGGACATCACATCGGACGTGGAGGGGATCATCACCAAGGTGATGTCGCTGAAGCCCGGTGGTGCCACGGACATCGGCGAGGCGATCCGTGTGGGCACTGAGCTTTTCAGACGCTGTGGAAGGCCAGACCGAGATTGGCATATGATCCTACTGACGGACGGGGTGCCCACCAAAGGGGAGCCCGATCCGGAGACGAAGGCGCTATCCGAAGCCACCGCAGCGAGTCGAATGGGAGTGACTATCTCTGTGATCGGAATTAAGCTGCCAGAGGAGGGTATCCGGTTGATAGAACATATCGCCGGGATATCGGGCGGCCGCTCACATCACATTACCGACCCGGAGGAGCTCACGCTGGTGACTCTCAACGAGTACCGCAGAGCCAAGGGGATAGGGCCTTGA
- the nth gene encoding endonuclease III → MRPGRPMDSNTVMEIVKHYEDHPIMERLKIRRDPFRALIQAIISQRTRDDVTDRVAERFLRKFKTPKDVVEANLKDLVETLRDAGLYRQKAKMIRECCERILTDGLDLEEVVRKPTEEARQELMRLPGVGPKTADVVLLFAGGHDVCPVDTHVARISRRLGLTDSKEYFEVQEAVHEKVPEGERGKAHLALIQFGREICRPRKPKCELCFVRRFCPYGGEQA, encoded by the coding sequence ATGAGGCCAGGGAGACCTATGGACTCCAACACCGTGATGGAAATCGTAAAGCACTACGAGGATCATCCCATCATGGAAAGGCTGAAAATACGGCGTGATCCCTTTCGGGCCCTTATTCAAGCCATCATATCTCAACGGACCAGGGACGACGTGACGGATAGAGTAGCGGAGAGGTTCCTGCGGAAATTCAAGACTCCGAAGGACGTCGTAGAAGCGAATCTGAAGGATCTCGTTGAGACACTCCGCGACGCCGGACTCTACCGTCAGAAGGCCAAAATGATCAGGGAGTGTTGTGAACGTATTCTTACGGATGGACTGGATCTTGAGGAGGTCGTTCGGAAGCCTACGGAAGAAGCGCGACAGGAGTTGATGCGTCTGCCAGGGGTCGGTCCGAAGACAGCCGACGTAGTGTTGCTATTCGCGGGCGGCCATGACGTTTGTCCGGTCGATACACACGTAGCTAGGATTTCAAGGAGGCTTGGTCTGACCGACTCGAAGGAGTACTTCGAAGTTCAAGAGGCTGTGCACGAGAAGGTTCCCGAGGGCGAACGCGGTAAAGCGCACCTCGCACTCATACAATTCGGACGCGAGATATGCCGTCCTAGAAAACCCAAGTGCGAGTTGTGCTTTGTCCGTCGTTTTTGCCCGTACGGAGGGGAACAAGCTTGA
- a CDS encoding DUF447 domain-containing protein, producing MLSGDEALTVYLARVLSCPELFRVSTPEEARRIAEKILSEEIEPPLEFFGLRRDAVNEVLAVTDGPAGENVAPVGLRVHGDSIVVNLYPGSRTYENFVRTEELTACVVPDPIRFLKALSNELAVETVGNGAKVAEGTRAYLELEAKEIHEGRPLTAELRVVGWGLLHPRPRALVRGESALLEALVELTRIHLDEDHVDACKRALDVVKRTIWSEEYQWAVERVERELRGKEDGPDHQDTGPRIRRAAGG from the coding sequence TTGCTATCTGGGGATGAGGCCCTAACGGTGTACCTCGCTAGGGTACTCTCCTGTCCCGAGCTGTTCCGTGTAAGTACTCCAGAGGAGGCACGGCGGATCGCCGAGAAGATCTTAAGCGAGGAGATCGAACCTCCCTTAGAGTTCTTCGGACTGCGCAGAGATGCCGTCAACGAAGTTCTCGCGGTGACCGACGGGCCTGCGGGTGAAAACGTAGCACCCGTGGGACTGCGCGTGCACGGGGATTCCATCGTCGTGAACCTGTACCCAGGCTCTCGTACCTACGAGAACTTCGTTCGGACCGAAGAGCTCACCGCGTGTGTAGTGCCTGATCCCATCCGATTTCTGAAGGCGCTGTCGAATGAGTTAGCTGTCGAGACCGTCGGGAACGGGGCTAAGGTCGCGGAGGGAACCAGGGCTTACCTCGAGCTGGAAGCTAAGGAGATACACGAAGGGAGACCGCTGACAGCGGAGTTGCGGGTTGTAGGATGGGGGCTCCTTCATCCCCGTCCCCGAGCTCTAGTCCGAGGCGAATCCGCCCTGCTGGAAGCACTCGTAGAGTTGACTCGAATCCACTTAGATGAGGACCACGTGGACGCCTGCAAAAGGGCCCTGGATGTCGTCAAGAGGACGATTTGGAGTGAGGAGTACCAGTGGGCCGTCGAGAGAGTAGAACGAGAGCTGCGGGGGAAAGAGGATGGGCCGGATCATCAGGATACCGGTCCACGGATTCGTCGAGCTGCAGGGGGTTGA
- the hemB gene encoding porphobilinogen synthase, whose amino-acid sequence MRRYRKSEAIRDLVAETGVSPDDLIYPIFVREDGKTHEIPSMPGQRYHSVETAVETVGELLDLGLRAFILFGIPREKDPEGRVAADPEGIVQRTVRALKEEYGDDIVVVTDVCLCQYTTHGHCGLVDEDTGKVLNDPTLEVLAEVALSHAEAGADIVAPSDMMDGRVKVIREALESEGFGDVMIMSYAAKYHSAFYGPFRDAADSAPEFGDRSTYQMDPRCFRQAIRELELDVEEGADILMIKPAMPYLDVVREARRRFNHPIAAYQVSGEYAMIKAAAEAGYVDYRAAVLESITCIKRAGADLILTYFAPEVVRWLKS is encoded by the coding sequence ATGCGCAGGTATCGTAAGTCCGAGGCGATCCGTGACCTCGTCGCCGAAACGGGAGTGAGCCCAGACGATCTAATCTACCCGATCTTTGTGCGTGAGGACGGGAAGACCCACGAAATTCCCTCAATGCCCGGTCAACGGTACCACTCCGTGGAAACCGCCGTCGAAACAGTCGGAGAACTCCTGGACTTGGGTCTACGGGCGTTCATACTTTTCGGAATTCCGAGAGAGAAGGATCCTGAAGGTCGAGTTGCCGCAGATCCTGAAGGTATAGTCCAAAGGACCGTGCGAGCGCTTAAGGAAGAGTACGGTGACGACATCGTTGTGGTTACTGACGTTTGCCTTTGCCAGTACACCACCCACGGTCATTGCGGCCTCGTTGACGAGGATACAGGTAAGGTGCTGAACGACCCTACCCTGGAGGTCCTGGCGGAGGTGGCACTTTCCCACGCCGAAGCTGGGGCCGACATCGTCGCCCCATCCGACATGATGGACGGCCGGGTAAAGGTGATCAGAGAGGCGCTTGAGAGTGAGGGTTTCGGCGATGTCATGATCATGTCTTATGCGGCCAAGTATCACAGCGCGTTCTACGGCCCGTTCCGGGATGCGGCGGACTCAGCACCGGAGTTCGGAGATAGAAGCACTTACCAGATGGATCCCAGGTGCTTCCGCCAGGCGATCCGCGAGCTGGAGTTAGACGTCGAGGAGGGAGCGGACATCTTGATGATTAAGCCGGCGATGCCCTACCTGGACGTTGTGCGCGAGGCCCGGCGGAGGTTCAACCACCCCATCGCGGCCTATCAGGTTAGCGGTGAATACGCGATGATCAAGGCGGCGGCCGAGGCGGGGTACGTGGATTACCGAGCCGCTGTGCTGGAGTCCATCACGTGCATCAAGAGAGCTGGGGCGGATTTGATACTCACGTACTTCGCCCCGGAGGTGGTGCGGTGGCTGAAATCATAG
- a CDS encoding 16S rRNA methyltransferase codes for MPRLCFVLAESELEFIPPKLRGHQHVVRWAKRRGKKPGECLLIASKHHVAMQDKRLPERDRRGRPDIVHVTLLHVLDSPASRENALDVYVHTRHDLVIWFRGDVRLPRDQYRFIGLMEQVLKEGQAPPDSDEPLIEVLDVSVWDVLEANEVNVLLSERGDLIEPVGYMAGLLDAGVERIGVVVGGFPKGDFSEEFYDRTDDVVRIYDESLDAWTVAARIVTAFELAAGILG; via the coding sequence ATGCCACGTCTCTGTTTCGTGCTAGCGGAGTCGGAGCTGGAGTTCATCCCGCCCAAACTCAGAGGCCATCAACACGTGGTGAGGTGGGCGAAACGGCGTGGGAAAAAGCCGGGGGAATGCCTCCTCATAGCGAGCAAGCACCACGTAGCTATGCAGGATAAACGGCTCCCGGAGCGTGACCGCCGTGGTCGCCCCGACATAGTTCACGTGACGCTGCTTCACGTACTGGACTCCCCCGCATCTCGGGAGAACGCCTTAGACGTGTACGTACACACCAGGCATGACCTCGTCATATGGTTCCGTGGAGACGTCAGGCTACCGAGGGATCAGTATCGGTTCATCGGACTCATGGAACAGGTTCTCAAGGAGGGTCAGGCGCCTCCGGATTCCGATGAGCCGCTGATAGAGGTTCTGGATGTCAGTGTGTGGGACGTGCTTGAGGCCAACGAGGTCAACGTGTTACTTTCCGAACGAGGCGATCTGATCGAACCAGTTGGCTATATGGCCGGGCTCCTGGACGCCGGCGTGGAAAGGATAGGGGTCGTAGTAGGTGGCTTCCCGAAGGGGGACTTCTCGGAGGAGTTCTACGATCGCACGGACGACGTCGTCCGAATATACGACGAATCCCTGGACGCGTGGACAGTGGCGGCACGAATCGTCACGGCCTTCGAGCTGGCCGCCGGAATCTTGGGTTAG
- the hemA gene encoding glutamyl-tRNA reductase, with the protein MEDLVCVGITHKEAEVEELEKARFESDEAVKDIVESFGLSGCVLLQTCNRVEVYTSGAGDRAEDLRDLVHDDAWIKRGSEAVRHLFRVACGLESMMVGEQEILRQVKEAYDRAARLGTLDEVLKIVFRRAINLGKRAREETRISEGAVSIGSAAAELAERELGSLHDKTVLVVGAGEMGKTVAKSLVDRGVRAVLVANRTYKRAVELARELGGEAVRFDELVDHLARSDVVVSATAAPHPVIHVDDVREALRKRGRQSPILIIDIANPRDVEKGVENLEDVEVRTIDDLRVIALENLERRRKEIPKVEKLIEEELSVVEEELERMKERRLVADVAKSLHEIKDRELERALRRLKTGDPENVLQDFAEAYTKRLINVLTSAIMELPDEYRRVAYRALRRASELNG; encoded by the coding sequence ATGGAGGACCTGGTGTGCGTCGGCATCACCCACAAGGAGGCGGAAGTAGAGGAGCTGGAGAAGGCCAGGTTCGAGTCCGATGAAGCTGTGAAGGACATCGTCGAGTCCTTCGGACTCTCCGGCTGTGTCCTCCTCCAGACATGTAACCGCGTCGAGGTGTACACCTCTGGGGCGGGGGATCGTGCCGAAGATCTTCGGGATCTCGTACACGACGATGCCTGGATTAAGCGAGGTTCGGAAGCCGTGAGGCACCTATTCCGTGTAGCCTGCGGGCTGGAGTCGATGATGGTGGGGGAGCAGGAAATCCTACGTCAGGTGAAAGAGGCGTACGACCGTGCCGCACGGTTGGGTACGTTGGATGAAGTCCTCAAGATAGTCTTCCGGAGGGCGATCAACCTGGGCAAACGAGCCCGGGAGGAGACTCGGATCAGTGAAGGTGCGGTGTCTATAGGATCTGCCGCCGCCGAGCTGGCGGAGCGGGAGCTGGGTTCCCTACACGATAAGACCGTCCTCGTGGTCGGTGCCGGTGAGATGGGAAAGACCGTGGCCAAGTCCCTAGTCGATAGGGGCGTCAGAGCCGTTCTCGTAGCGAACCGCACCTACAAGCGAGCCGTTGAGCTCGCGAGGGAGCTAGGTGGAGAGGCGGTACGGTTCGACGAGCTCGTGGATCATCTCGCCCGGTCGGATGTCGTAGTTTCAGCGACGGCCGCCCCGCATCCCGTGATCCACGTCGACGACGTTAGAGAAGCCTTGCGTAAGAGGGGCCGCCAGTCCCCGATCCTGATAATCGATATCGCTAATCCTAGAGACGTCGAAAAGGGAGTGGAGAACCTCGAAGACGTCGAGGTACGTACCATCGACGATCTCCGAGTGATCGCGCTGGAGAATCTCGAGAGGCGGCGTAAGGAGATCCCAAAGGTGGAGAAGCTCATCGAGGAGGAACTCTCGGTCGTGGAAGAAGAGCTTGAAAGGATGAAGGAGCGACGCCTCGTGGCCGACGTCGCGAAGTCACTGCATGAGATTAAGGATCGAGAGCTCGAACGCGCACTGAGGAGGTTGAAGACTGGAGATCCGGAAAACGTCCTCCAAGATTTCGCAGAGGCTTACACCAAGCGACTGATTAACGTCCTGACGTCCGCGATTATGGAGCTACCGGACGAGTATCGTAGAGTGGCGTACAGGGCCCTAAGACGGGCGAGTGAGCTTAACGGCTAG
- a CDS encoding phosphoglycolate phosphatase gives MVSLVITDIDGTITGDDRAVHLKCVRYLRELQKRGILVGIATGNTLYYSRSAATLLGFEGPLIAENGGIVAVDDEEISTVPEEDVELIQEAYRELRRRLGVRRTEPPGLRRTEVAIYRDVPVEEIERVLDGLGYSDRVEVVDTGFAYHLKSKQVDKGKGLLVICERLGIDPNDVVAIGDGDNDAPLLKASGLGVAPANATENVKRIADVVLDAEDGDGVATFLRNLLEEVDA, from the coding sequence GTGGTGTCCCTCGTCATCACGGATATCGACGGCACGATCACGGGAGACGATAGAGCCGTCCACCTAAAGTGCGTCCGGTACCTGCGGGAACTACAGAAACGCGGGATACTGGTTGGTATCGCCACCGGTAACACCCTTTATTACTCCAGATCGGCGGCAACCCTCCTCGGCTTCGAGGGTCCGTTGATCGCGGAGAACGGAGGGATAGTCGCCGTGGACGACGAGGAGATCAGCACGGTACCGGAAGAGGACGTCGAGTTAATCCAAGAAGCGTACCGAGAGCTCCGCCGGCGACTCGGTGTGAGGCGTACCGAGCCACCCGGGCTCCGCCGAACCGAGGTCGCTATCTACCGTGATGTACCCGTCGAGGAAATCGAACGCGTGTTGGACGGGCTCGGGTACTCCGACCGTGTCGAGGTAGTGGACACGGGCTTCGCGTATCATTTGAAGTCCAAGCAGGTGGACAAAGGGAAGGGGCTCTTAGTCATCTGTGAGCGGCTCGGTATCGACCCGAACGACGTGGTAGCCATAGGAGACGGGGATAACGACGCTCCACTGTTGAAAGCTTCGGGGTTGGGTGTGGCACCAGCGAACGCCACTGAGAATGTCAAGCGAATCGCGGACGTGGTACTCGACGCAGAGGACGGTGATGGAGTCGCCACCTTCCTACGGAACCTCCTCGAGGAGGTGGACGCTTGA
- a CDS encoding triphosphoribosyl-dephospho-CoA synthase, which yields MNEPERIAVSLTLGALLEVSSWPKPGNVHRTRDFDDTRFEHFLASAVAAQPVLRKVAEMAARRERVPLGRYLYEAVRHSMSAHTGGNTNLGILILDVLLASALARASLDPNDVRREALKLAKETEERDAYYLYRAIKLAGAGGMRRVRGSGVPDVSRPEDVLEKGITMYEALQAAAHRDAVAEDWVRGLERSLRIGLHVIELREKYDINEAVVRTFLEELATRPDTLIWRKHGFRVALRVSEAAQEILRIAGDRPVTETWALYELDRELHKDGINPGSTADLLAAGLGYACYLGMRP from the coding sequence GTGAACGAGCCGGAGCGTATTGCCGTCAGCTTAACACTAGGAGCGCTTCTGGAGGTCTCAAGTTGGCCTAAGCCCGGAAACGTCCACAGGACCAGGGATTTCGACGACACCAGGTTCGAGCACTTCTTGGCCAGCGCCGTCGCTGCGCAGCCGGTACTCCGAAAAGTTGCGGAGATGGCAGCTAGGAGAGAGCGCGTCCCGCTCGGGCGCTACCTTTACGAGGCGGTTCGACACTCCATGTCGGCTCACACCGGTGGGAACACTAATCTAGGTATCCTGATCCTCGACGTCCTGCTCGCTTCAGCTCTCGCCCGTGCTTCCTTGGACCCCAACGACGTTCGGCGTGAGGCCTTGAAGTTGGCGAAGGAGACCGAGGAGCGAGACGCGTACTACTTGTACCGTGCTATCAAATTGGCCGGTGCCGGCGGGATGCGCAGGGTCCGAGGATCGGGAGTCCCGGACGTTTCACGCCCGGAGGACGTGCTGGAAAAAGGGATAACGATGTACGAGGCGCTGCAGGCGGCCGCACACCGTGACGCGGTAGCCGAGGATTGGGTACGCGGACTCGAGCGCAGTCTTCGAATAGGCCTTCACGTGATAGAATTGCGCGAGAAATACGACATCAACGAGGCGGTGGTTCGGACGTTCCTAGAAGAGCTTGCCACGCGGCCGGATACGCTGATTTGGAGGAAGCACGGATTCAGAGTGGCTTTACGGGTTTCAGAGGCTGCACAGGAAATCCTGCGGATCGCTGGTGATAGGCCTGTGACCGAAACTTGGGCCCTCTACGAGCTCGACCGTGAGTTACACAAGGATGGTATAAACCCAGGCTCGACGGCCGATCTTTTGGCGGCGGGGCTAGGGTACGCTTGCTATCTGGGGATGAGGCCCTAA
- a CDS encoding phosphatase PAP2 family protein, which yields MAEIIVRFDHRVIEKIPKRPHVAFELIGLIFSGWILFPSSLILMLFDRLLGFQVLEALVLSTVSSEILKVVVGRPRPEREGRTPWGYSFPSTHTTRVASLIPVFWKLSPNLGIVVVVVAIIVAISRVLSRAHYPSDVVAGFFLGYAMGWFVTW from the coding sequence GTGGCTGAAATCATAGTGCGGTTCGACCACCGCGTGATCGAGAAGATCCCGAAGCGACCCCACGTAGCTTTTGAGCTCATCGGTTTAATTTTCAGTGGTTGGATCTTGTTCCCCTCTTCCCTGATCTTAATGCTGTTCGACCGTCTGCTGGGTTTTCAGGTGCTCGAAGCGCTGGTGCTTTCAACAGTATCCAGCGAAATTTTGAAGGTGGTCGTCGGTAGACCCAGGCCCGAGAGAGAAGGTAGAACCCCGTGGGGGTACTCCTTCCCCAGCACCCATACCACCAGAGTGGCTTCGCTAATTCCGGTGTTCTGGAAGCTGTCCCCTAATTTGGGGATCGTAGTCGTCGTAGTGGCCATCATCGTGGCGATATCCAGAGTGCTCTCTCGAGCTCATTACCCGTCGGACGTGGTGGCTGGGTTCTTCCTCGGCTACGCAATGGGGTGGTTCGTCACTTGGTGA